Proteins found in one Verrucomicrobiia bacterium genomic segment:
- a CDS encoding N-acetylmuramoyl-L-alanine amidase has product MKKVALLAFVTLFAGGAVLAGEVEFQRGDQRAKIQSVRQGEMDYLLLNDLASALGGQTSFDPPSQKATFTLGGHTLEITVFSPFVVLDKVTYNLSFPPVFDQGTFWLPAVTTIPVLEKMCGGRLYYSENDKLLRLEEAASNILDVYVSRKQNGTLLEIVTAEGMQAETYLSYPWLNVTIFGGRLVPSDFDGRKFPPLIAEVRAYQFDNSAQLAFRLARAIGNYRQTLATDPFRVQVAMEDTAQIAETYIPPTPPPKPKQQALAPVIKKIVVDAGHGGEDFGAIGKKKTKEKDVCLAIAHKLKNILLDDGRFEVIMTRVDDTFIPLGDRTKIANDAGADLFISIHANANRKRHIAGVTTYFLDVARNDEARALAVAENASIRFEQEEEEDFEAMDDLSFILLDMVQNEHQKESEELSKLIQRELADSLFIPDRGVDQAGFFVLNRAYMPAVLVETAFISNPDEEKLLRKKEFQEKIARGIYRGILAFKGKVERQTP; this is encoded by the coding sequence ATGAAAAAAGTTGCCCTATTGGCATTTGTGACCCTTTTCGCCGGCGGGGCTGTCTTGGCTGGCGAAGTCGAGTTTCAAAGGGGAGACCAGCGGGCCAAAATCCAGTCCGTCCGGCAGGGAGAGATGGACTATCTTTTGCTGAACGACCTTGCCTCTGCTTTGGGGGGGCAGACCAGCTTCGACCCGCCAAGCCAGAAGGCGACCTTCACGCTCGGCGGCCACACTCTCGAAATCACCGTTTTCTCCCCCTTCGTGGTGCTGGACAAAGTCACCTACAACCTGTCGTTTCCCCCCGTATTCGACCAGGGAACTTTCTGGCTGCCGGCGGTCACAACCATCCCGGTTTTGGAAAAAATGTGCGGCGGGCGGCTTTACTATTCCGAAAATGACAAGCTGCTGCGGCTGGAGGAGGCCGCCTCCAACATTCTGGATGTTTACGTCTCCCGCAAGCAGAACGGCACCCTTCTGGAAATCGTGACCGCCGAGGGGATGCAGGCCGAGACCTATCTTTCCTACCCCTGGCTCAACGTCACCATCTTCGGCGGGCGGCTCGTTCCCTCTGATTTCGACGGCCGGAAATTTCCCCCTTTGATTGCGGAAGTGCGTGCCTACCAGTTTGACAACTCGGCCCAGCTCGCTTTCCGGCTGGCCCGCGCCATCGGCAACTACCGCCAAACGCTGGCCACCGACCCCTTCCGGGTGCAGGTGGCGATGGAGGACACGGCCCAGATCGCCGAAACCTACATTCCTCCCACTCCACCGCCCAAGCCGAAACAACAAGCCCTGGCGCCGGTCATTAAAAAAATCGTGGTGGACGCCGGGCACGGGGGGGAGGATTTCGGCGCGATCGGCAAAAAGAAGACCAAGGAGAAGGATGTCTGTCTGGCAATTGCCCACAAACTGAAAAATATCCTGTTGGACGACGGCCGCTTTGAAGTGATCATGACCCGCGTGGACGATACCTTCATCCCGCTCGGTGACAGGACCAAAATCGCCAACGACGCCGGGGCGGATTTGTTCATCTCCATCCACGCCAACGCCAACCGGAAGCGCCACATCGCCGGCGTTACCACCTATTTTTTGGACGTGGCCCGCAACGACGAGGCCCGCGCCCTCGCGGTGGCGGAAAACGCTTCCATTCGCTTCGAGCAGGAGGAGGAAGAGGACTTCGAGGCGATGGATGATTTGTCTTTTATCTTGCTGGACATGGTGCAGAACGAGCATCAAAAGGAATCGGAGGAACTTTCCAAGCTGATTCAACGGGAGCTGGCCGATTCCCTTTTCATTCCGGACCGCGGCGTTGACCAAGCCGGATTCTTCGTTTTGAACCGGGCCTACATGCCCGCGGTTTTGGTGGAGACCGCCTTCATCTCCAACCCGGACGAGGAAAAACTGCTTCGCAAAAAGGAGTTTCAGGAAAAAATCGCCCGCGGCATTTACCGGGGGATACTGGCCTTCAAAGGAAAGGTCGAAAGACAGACGCCGTAA
- the murI gene encoding glutamate racemase, with protein sequence MTEKSKPIGVFDSGIGGLTVTAELFRQLPEEKIIYFGDTGRYPYGVRSQPVIQRFSRQAVRFLLEKEAKLVVVACNTATAMALEVLQSEFSVPIIGVVEPGSRAAVAASKNRKVGVIGTLGTIRSGSYERTIKRAAPDIHIFSLPCPLFVPLAEEGFADHRATLLIAEDYLAAFKKQGVDTLVLGCTHYPLLKKVIGQVMGPSVRLVDSAEETAREVKQALARLNLLRPDGHPQPEYYVSDTPDKFVEVSQRFLGDKISRAELVDIERYSGQPKTAVIV encoded by the coding sequence ATGACAGAAAAAAGTAAACCAATTGGCGTCTTTGACTCCGGCATTGGCGGACTTACGGTCACCGCCGAACTGTTCCGGCAACTGCCGGAGGAAAAAATCATCTACTTCGGCGACACCGGCCGTTATCCCTACGGCGTGCGCAGCCAGCCGGTCATCCAGCGCTTTTCCCGGCAGGCGGTCCGCTTCCTTCTGGAAAAGGAAGCCAAGTTGGTTGTCGTGGCCTGCAACACCGCCACGGCAATGGCCTTGGAAGTTTTGCAGTCGGAATTCTCCGTCCCCATCATCGGGGTGGTGGAACCGGGCTCCCGCGCCGCTGTGGCCGCCTCCAAAAACCGCAAAGTCGGCGTCATCGGCACCTTGGGAACCATCCGCTCCGGCTCCTACGAACGGACGATAAAGCGGGCGGCCCCGGATATTCACATCTTTTCCCTCCCCTGCCCGCTTTTTGTGCCGCTGGCGGAGGAGGGGTTTGCCGACCATCGGGCCACGCTGCTTATCGCCGAGGATTATCTTGCCGCTTTCAAAAAACAGGGGGTGGATACGCTTGTTCTGGGCTGCACGCATTATCCGCTTTTGAAAAAGGTAATTGGCCAGGTGATGGGGCCCTCCGTCCGCCTGGTCGATTCCGCCGAGGAAACGGCGCGGGAAGTGAAGCAAGCGCTTGCCCGTTTGAATCTGTTGCGCCCGGACGGCCACCCGCAGCCGGAATACTACGTCTCCGACACGCCGGACAAATTCGTGGAAGTAAGCCAGCGCTTTTTGGGGGACAAAATCAGCCGGGCGGAGCTTGTCGACATTGAAAGGTACTCCGGCCAGCCGAAAACGGCGGTGATTGTATGA
- the smpB gene encoding SsrA-binding protein SmpB, with protein sequence MHPLYIHGVKEKVETKAVATNRKAFHLYHIEDKLEVGMVLGGTEVKSLRAGKANMSDAYAMIEEGELWLYNLHISPYEAGNRANPDPVRKRKLLAHKREIQKLFAKAAQKGYTLVPLRIYFSEGRAKLELGVGVGKKLFDRREAIKERDLRREEERERRGRRA encoded by the coding sequence TTGCATCCGCTTTATATTCACGGGGTGAAGGAGAAAGTCGAAACCAAGGCGGTCGCCACCAACCGCAAGGCGTTCCATCTGTATCATATTGAAGACAAACTGGAGGTCGGGATGGTTCTGGGCGGCACGGAGGTAAAATCCCTGCGGGCGGGGAAGGCGAACATGTCGGACGCCTACGCTATGATTGAGGAGGGGGAGCTCTGGCTTTATAATTTGCACATCTCCCCCTATGAGGCGGGTAACCGGGCCAATCCGGACCCGGTCCGCAAGCGGAAACTTCTGGCCCACAAGCGGGAAATTCAAAAACTTTTTGCCAAGGCCGCCCAAAAGGGATATACGCTCGTTCCCCTGCGCATCTATTTCTCCGAGGGACGGGCCAAGCTGGAGCTGGGGGTGGGGGTGGGAAAGAAACTTTTCGACCGCCGGGAAGCTATAAAAGAAAGGGATTTGCGCCGAGAAGAAGAAAGGGAGAGAAGAGGTAGAAGAGCATGA
- a CDS encoding XTP/dITP diphosphatase — translation MKKLFLATGNEDKMKEISALLLDLPIELKTFRDFPELPEVEETGATLRENAFLKARAYYLATGLPTLADDTGLEIDALGGEPGVYSSRFAGPEASYAENVAKVLSFMQGIRAKERKARFRAVIAMVFSPTDERFVEGRLEGSITVVPIGAGGFGYDPIFYVPELERTLAELSLEQKNRISHRARALEKAKPILAEWARDPVQNPA, via the coding sequence ATGAAGAAACTGTTTCTGGCCACCGGCAACGAGGACAAAATGAAAGAGATTTCCGCTCTTCTTTTGGACCTGCCCATCGAGTTGAAAACCTTCCGGGATTTTCCAGAACTGCCGGAAGTAGAGGAGACCGGCGCCACGCTCCGGGAAAACGCCTTCTTGAAGGCCCGCGCCTATTACTTGGCCACCGGGCTGCCGACCTTGGCGGACGACACAGGGCTGGAAATTGACGCCTTGGGGGGGGAGCCGGGGGTGTATTCCTCCCGCTTTGCCGGGCCGGAGGCGAGCTACGCCGAAAACGTGGCCAAAGTTTTGAGTTTTATGCAGGGAATCCGGGCCAAGGAGCGGAAGGCCCGCTTTCGGGCGGTCATCGCCATGGTTTTTTCCCCGACCGACGAGCGGTTTGTAGAGGGGCGGCTGGAGGGCTCCATCACCGTGGTTCCCATCGGCGCCGGCGGCTTTGGCTACGACCCGATTTTCTATGTGCCGGAGCTGGAAAGAACCTTGGCGGAGCTTTCGTTGGAGCAGAAGAACCGCATTTCCCACCGGGCCCGGGCTTTGGAAAAAGCCAAGCCGATTTTGGCCGAGTGGGCCAGAGATCCCGTACAAAACCCAGCGTAA
- a CDS encoding efflux RND transporter permease subunit: MLDAIIKSSLKNRLLVLFAAAGLLLAGFFIVLEMPVDVFPDLTAPTVTILTEAHGMAPEEVEALVTFPIEASVNGATGVRRVRSSTAMGISIVWVEFDWGTDIFTARQIVSEKLQLVAAQLPNDISPPVLAPISSIMGEIMLVSISSEQHSELEVRSAADWIIRKRLLAIPGVSQVVPIGGGRKQYQVLVDPDKLLAYGVTLQEVTAALEKSNQNFSGGVFMEKGQEYVIRGIGRVFSPDDIGGAVIAVKNRVPILVRNVAEVKVGPAVKIGDASVNARPAVVISIQKQPAANTLELTRRIEKTLAEIQATLPHGMVINTHIFRQSDFIQAAVKNVSVALRDGAILVVLILALFLANFRTTFISLTAMPLSLIFAVFVMKLLDITINTMTLGGMAIAVGAIVDDAIIDVENVFRRLKENAARPEGERKPLMLVIFEASKEIRASIVIATLIIMVVFIPLFFLSGVEGRLLRPLGIAYLTAIAASLVVALTVTPALCSYLLTEKTFGRAPKDGFVLRYLKQLYGGTLDFVLRKPKVVLGGAALALTGSLVFLPFLGRAFLPEFNEGAFVISVVTLPGTSLAESNRIGNLAEGILLTHPAIQSTARRTGRAELDEHAQGANVSEIEARFELKGRTREKLSEELRRALSVLPGTHITIGQPLGHRIDHMLSGTRANIAVKIFGPDLHRLRFLGEQVRREMEQVSGAADLAVEQQTDVPQIRLKVNRPAMARYGMSVADLAEAVDVAFNGHVVSQVLEGQQVFDLLVRFDENSRGSLDKIRQARFSTPTGVNVPITELAAITSEKGPNTVSRENVQRKIVVQANVSGRDLRGVVDDIRVRIGKNVRLPEGYFVEYGGQFESEREATRIITLLSLAAILIIGLLLYIEFNSFWTPLLIMVNLPLALIGGIVAVFLSGGIISVASLIGFITLFGIATRNGILMVSHYYHLLAEGKSLEETIRQGSMERLSPVLMTALAAGLALIPLALAGDKPGNEIQAPLAVVVLGGLLSSTTLNQIVIPALFYKYGRLDRLSSSA, from the coding sequence ATGCTGGACGCCATAATCAAATCGTCCCTTAAAAACCGACTTTTGGTTCTCTTTGCAGCCGCCGGTTTGCTTTTGGCCGGGTTTTTCATTGTGCTCGAAATGCCAGTGGACGTTTTCCCCGACCTCACCGCCCCCACCGTCACCATTCTCACCGAAGCGCACGGCATGGCCCCAGAGGAAGTGGAAGCGCTGGTTACGTTTCCCATTGAGGCCTCGGTAAACGGCGCCACCGGCGTCCGCCGGGTGCGCTCCTCCACCGCAATGGGCATCTCAATAGTGTGGGTGGAGTTTGATTGGGGTACCGATATTTTCACCGCCCGCCAGATTGTGAGCGAAAAGCTCCAACTGGTCGCCGCCCAATTGCCGAACGACATATCGCCGCCGGTTCTGGCGCCCATTTCCTCCATTATGGGAGAGATTATGCTCGTGAGCATCTCCAGCGAACAACATTCGGAATTGGAGGTGCGTTCAGCGGCCGACTGGATTATCCGAAAACGTCTTTTGGCCATTCCCGGTGTCTCACAGGTTGTACCAATTGGAGGGGGGCGCAAACAATATCAGGTTCTGGTTGACCCGGACAAACTTTTGGCCTACGGGGTCACCCTGCAGGAGGTCACCGCGGCCTTGGAAAAATCTAACCAGAACTTCTCCGGCGGCGTTTTTATGGAGAAGGGACAGGAGTACGTCATCCGAGGCATCGGGCGGGTTTTCTCGCCGGACGATATCGGCGGCGCGGTGATAGCCGTGAAAAACCGCGTGCCGATTCTGGTTCGAAACGTGGCGGAAGTCAAAGTCGGGCCGGCCGTCAAAATCGGCGATGCCTCGGTCAACGCCCGTCCGGCGGTGGTCATTTCCATTCAAAAACAGCCGGCCGCCAACACGCTGGAGCTTACCCGGAGAATCGAGAAAACGCTGGCGGAAATTCAGGCCACTTTACCGCACGGTATGGTCATTAATACCCACATTTTTCGGCAAAGCGACTTCATACAGGCCGCCGTAAAAAACGTTTCCGTTGCCCTCCGGGATGGAGCCATTCTGGTTGTTCTTATACTCGCCCTCTTCTTGGCCAATTTCCGCACCACCTTCATCTCGCTGACCGCCATGCCGCTCTCCTTGATATTTGCGGTTTTTGTGATGAAACTTTTGGACATCACTATCAACACGATGACCTTGGGAGGAATGGCGATTGCCGTGGGGGCCATCGTGGACGATGCCATCATTGACGTGGAAAATGTCTTCCGCCGTTTGAAAGAGAATGCCGCCCGCCCGGAAGGGGAAAGAAAACCGCTTATGCTCGTCATCTTTGAGGCCTCCAAGGAAATCCGCGCCTCCATCGTCATCGCCACGTTAATCATTATGGTCGTTTTTATCCCCCTCTTTTTCTTAAGCGGAGTGGAAGGGCGGCTTTTGCGCCCTTTGGGGATTGCCTACCTCACCGCCATAGCGGCTTCCTTGGTGGTCGCCTTAACCGTCACACCGGCTCTTTGTTCCTATCTTTTGACCGAAAAGACCTTTGGCCGGGCACCAAAAGACGGCTTTGTTCTGCGGTATCTCAAGCAACTTTACGGAGGAACGCTCGACTTTGTGTTGCGAAAACCAAAGGTCGTTTTGGGTGGAGCGGCACTGGCACTGACCGGTTCGCTTGTCTTTCTCCCGTTTTTGGGACGGGCTTTCCTGCCGGAGTTCAACGAAGGGGCATTTGTAATCAGCGTGGTAACTCTCCCGGGTACATCGTTGGCGGAATCCAATAGAATCGGCAACTTGGCGGAAGGCATCCTGCTTACCCATCCCGCCATTCAATCCACCGCCCGGCGCACCGGCCGGGCGGAGCTGGATGAACACGCCCAAGGGGCGAATGTCTCGGAAATAGAAGCCCGTTTTGAGTTAAAAGGCCGGACAAGAGAAAAGCTGTCGGAAGAGCTGCGCCGGGCCTTGAGCGTTCTTCCCGGCACCCACATCACCATCGGCCAGCCCTTGGGGCACCGCATCGACCATATGCTCTCCGGGACGCGGGCCAACATCGCGGTGAAAATCTTCGGCCCGGATCTGCACCGGCTGCGCTTTCTGGGGGAGCAGGTCCGCCGGGAAATGGAGCAGGTTTCCGGCGCGGCCGACTTGGCCGTGGAGCAGCAGACCGACGTTCCGCAAATTCGCTTGAAGGTTAATCGACCGGCCATGGCCCGCTACGGAATGAGTGTGGCGGATTTGGCCGAGGCGGTGGACGTGGCCTTCAACGGCCACGTGGTTTCACAGGTTCTGGAAGGGCAGCAAGTGTTTGATTTGCTGGTGCGGTTCGACGAAAACAGCCGGGGAAGTTTGGATAAAATCCGCCAGGCCCGGTTCTCCACTCCGACCGGCGTCAATGTGCCGATTACCGAGTTGGCGGCCATCACTTCGGAAAAGGGGCCGAACACGGTGAGTCGGGAAAACGTGCAGCGTAAAATTGTGGTTCAGGCCAACGTCTCCGGACGCGACCTGCGCGGGGTGGTGGATGACATTCGTGTCCGGATTGGCAAAAACGTCCGTTTGCCGGAAGGATACTTCGTCGAATACGGTGGCCAGTTCGAAAGCGAGCGGGAGGCCACGCGCATCATCACCTTGCTTTCTCTGGCGGCCATACTCATCATCGGCCTGCTCTTATACATAGAGTTCAATTCCTTCTGGACGCCGCTTTTAATTATGGTCAATCTTCCGCTGGCTTTGATTGGGGGAATTGTAGCCGTCTTTCTAAGCGGCGGGATAATCAGTGTCGCTTCCCTCATAGGATTCATTACCCTTTTTGGGATTGCCACCCGCAACGGCATCCTTATGGTTTCCCATTATTATCATCTTTTGGCGGAAGGAAAATCGCTGGAGGAAACCATCCGCCAGGGATCGATGGAGCGCCTAAGCCCGGTTTTGATGACCGCCCTGGCCGCCGGTCTGGCCTTGATACCGTTGGCGTTGGCGGGGGATAAACCGGGAAACGAAATTCAAGCCCCGCTGGCGGTCGTCGTTTTGGGCGGTCTTTTAAGCTCCACCACCTTGAATCAAATTGTAATTCCGGCTTTGTTTTATAAGTACGGTCGTCTTGATCGATTGTCTTCTTCCGCTTAA
- a CDS encoding efflux RND transporter periplasmic adaptor subunit, translated as MTEAVPGGGSVTLWTGKTELFMEYPGLIVGEERQFAIHLSRMDNFKPITRCSLELFFQAASGGTFTAQSPAPSSPGIYRPSVKFEQPGTYRLTMILRGEVKDTLEAESIPVYFSADSIPAEEEEASGEQLISFLKEQQWKIDFRTEPVRKRRISGSVAASGEIVPKLTAQAVVSAPFSGVLFAEQNRQIPLIGANVQKGDVLAVLSPSAQTPDGGENFAFRYAEAESESKLAQAEFDRAKRLYEKGAIPLKEYQEAEAAHKRALANFRALQKYVQREAGKTSAEITVQDDYGFVLKAPLSGTVAEVHVVPGKQVNAGDPLFRIVDVSTVWLRINVPVTEVGKLKNPSRASFRVAGFDRPFRVDEKNSRLVSFGNVVSEETRSIPLIFEIENDDRKLKVGMFADVQIAAGSVEGLAVPETALIEEEGRYSAFVHLEGETFAKRAVDIGAKDNGWMEIKHGLSAGERVVTRGAYDIRLASLSTQLPAHGHEH; from the coding sequence GTGACAGAGGCCGTCCCGGGTGGCGGTTCCGTTACTCTTTGGACCGGAAAAACCGAGTTATTTATGGAGTATCCCGGGCTGATTGTAGGGGAGGAACGTCAGTTTGCCATCCACCTTTCGCGGATGGACAACTTCAAGCCGATAACCCGGTGCTCGCTGGAACTTTTCTTTCAAGCCGCTTCGGGAGGAACGTTCACGGCCCAATCGCCAGCTCCCAGTTCGCCCGGCATTTACCGTCCCTCGGTAAAATTCGAACAACCGGGGACCTACCGGCTTACGATGATCTTGCGCGGGGAAGTCAAGGATACGCTGGAAGCGGAATCCATCCCGGTCTACTTTTCCGCCGATTCCATACCCGCCGAAGAGGAGGAGGCCTCCGGCGAACAGCTAATCTCCTTTCTGAAAGAACAGCAGTGGAAAATTGATTTCCGCACCGAGCCGGTTCGAAAACGGCGCATCAGTGGTTCGGTTGCCGCTTCCGGAGAAATTGTGCCGAAGTTGACAGCGCAGGCCGTCGTTTCGGCCCCATTCAGCGGGGTCTTGTTCGCCGAGCAGAACCGGCAGATTCCCTTAATCGGGGCCAACGTGCAAAAAGGGGATGTTTTGGCCGTGCTTTCCCCCTCCGCCCAAACTCCGGATGGAGGGGAAAACTTCGCCTTCCGTTACGCCGAGGCGGAGTCGGAAAGCAAATTGGCACAAGCGGAGTTTGACCGGGCCAAACGACTGTACGAAAAGGGGGCCATTCCCCTCAAGGAGTACCAAGAGGCTGAAGCCGCACACAAAAGGGCTTTGGCCAACTTCCGCGCCCTGCAAAAATACGTCCAGCGGGAAGCCGGAAAAACCTCCGCGGAGATAACCGTCCAGGATGACTACGGCTTTGTTTTAAAAGCTCCGCTGTCCGGAACGGTGGCCGAAGTGCACGTCGTTCCCGGCAAGCAGGTGAATGCCGGGGATCCCCTCTTTCGCATCGTGGACGTCTCCACCGTGTGGCTGCGCATCAACGTTCCGGTGACCGAAGTGGGAAAGCTAAAAAATCCCTCGCGGGCCTCCTTCCGCGTCGCCGGATTTGACCGGCCGTTCCGCGTGGATGAGAAAAACAGCCGGTTGGTATCGTTCGGAAACGTGGTAAGCGAGGAGACCCGCAGCATCCCGCTCATCTTTGAAATCGAAAACGACGACCGGAAGCTGAAAGTCGGAATGTTCGCCGACGTACAAATCGCCGCCGGAAGCGTGGAAGGGCTGGCCGTTCCGGAGACCGCCCTGATAGAAGAGGAGGGGCGCTACAGTGCCTTTGTTCATCTGGAAGGGGAAACCTTCGCCAAACGAGCCGTCGACATCGGTGCCAAAGATAACGGCTGGATGGAAATCAAACACGGCCTTTCGGCCGGAGAGCGGGTGGTAACCCGCGGCGCGTACGACATCCGGCTGGCCTCCCTTTCCACCCAACTGCCGGCCCACGGGCATGAACACTAA
- a CDS encoding four helix bundle protein — MPKINTYKDLLVWQMSHELAKEVLDACEKLNGSVTAKEIAGQMIRSSTSVPANIAEGFGGRIGKEYVSFLFQARRSLTETDYWILLAAERGLIDKNKAEKLQSGYLELTKMLNAIIRKIGERERR, encoded by the coding sequence ATGCCAAAGATAAATACGTATAAAGACCTGTTGGTTTGGCAGATGTCGCACGAATTGGCCAAAGAAGTCTTGGATGCTTGCGAGAAACTGAATGGCAGCGTTACCGCCAAAGAAATCGCCGGCCAAATGATTCGCTCATCCACATCCGTTCCCGCCAATATTGCGGAAGGGTTCGGTGGTCGAATTGGAAAAGAATATGTCAGTTTCCTGTTTCAGGCCCGGCGGTCTTTGACCGAAACGGATTACTGGATTTTGCTGGCTGCCGAACGGGGTTTGATTGACAAGAATAAAGCTGAGAAGTTGCAATCCGGTTATCTTGAACTGACCAAAATGCTGAACGCCATAATTCGTAAAATCGGAGAACGGGAAAGGAGGTAG